A region from the Oncorhynchus keta strain PuntledgeMale-10-30-2019 chromosome 5, Oket_V2, whole genome shotgun sequence genome encodes:
- the znf750 gene encoding zinc finger protein 750 isoform X35: MLSVQERKPKRPHYIPRPPGKPYKYQCFQCPFTCNEKSHLFNHMKYNLCKNSISLVSQKGGHAGRQTKTPGPDNHKLASLTLNDKSGPLPVERLMTPEGHRGGVENRREEKEEEREEREEEREEREEEKEEREEEKEEREEACGSPVRKDIQITSDTKELKEAKAVPRQSAFSQVTPNRENPEVALKSSHNQSGEPSLTPPMPSFHNPTFAWGPMAAASMPLKPLPPHIIPEYPPYLFPDRHPALHPLYQPYFIPGTHHLSGPNSQIYRPSFLETPQRPVIPMNPDHSHPSLIPPYPYRYGLPLPYGLYRPADHHHPHPIPLPGSRYFPLDVYDPRPGPGLGPRDYDFYLHPRLHGEPHSRPTEEGTSQVEQSRDKPTRLSPMEGCSALGSPDRPSPPHPFTQRDTTEGSRCTVLGELQPVNQSGGPEPASQPIRVEPSKEDAPQSLMTHMERGSEANHAEHSTSDESNDSSADRDGEDDDEDTEKDLMPLNLSKKDQESDVFTSRGSCPETRHPEEDLPLNLSLRATPGSPDHCSKMATSGREFVRVQPGNPDHCSKMATLIAVDLSQQGSSPAPTQTDKEPSDQQRQTAALALCQLASSSSSSSLSSMATDSPSVRPTGCPCLPTTTALAREVKHTTTGLAREVKHTTTGLAREVKHTTTGLPREVKHTTTGLPREVKHTTTALAREVKHTTTGLAREVKHTTTGLAREVKHTTTAPAREVKHTTTGLAREVKQEHTTEGQTDQSSTPVRGVKRAARGESQLPARKNTRLTAPHKQRQTKRLVKETGGGRALRRRPLCC, from the exons ATGCTCAGCGTTCAGGAGCGCAAGCCCAAGAGGCCTCACTACATCCCACGGCCCCCAGGCAAGCCCTACAAGTACCAGTGTTTCCAGTGCCCGTTCACCTGCAACGAGAAGTCTCACCTGTTCAACCACATGAAGTACAACCTCTGTAAGAATTCTATATCACTGGTGTCTCAGAAAGGAGGCCACGCAGGGAGGCAGACCAAGACCCCTGGCCCTGACAACCACAAACTGGCATCTTTAACCCTGAATGACAAATCAGGGCCACTTCCTGTGGAGCGGCTCATGACCCCTGAGGGtcacagaggaggagtggagaacaggagagaagagaaggaggaggagagggaggagagagaggaggagagggaggagagagaggaggagaaggaggagagagaggaggagaaggaggagagagaggaggcatgtgGGAGTCCAGTCAGGAAAGACATTCAGATCACATCAGACACAAAGGAACTCAAAGAGGCCAAGGCTGTGCCACGCCAGTCAGCCTTCTCCCAAGTCACACCCAATCGGGAGAACCCAGAGGTCGCGCTAAAGTCATCCCACAACCAATCAGGGGAGCCGTCTCTGACTCCACCCATGCCATCATTCCATAACCCCACCTTCGCCTGGGGCCCAATGGCAGCAGCCTCCATGCCGCTGAAGCCCCTCCCACCTCACATAATACCTGAGTACCCTCCCTACCTGTTTCCTGATCGCCACCCggccctccaccccctctaccagCCCTACTTCATCCCAGGGACGCATCACCTTTCTGGGCCAAACTCACAGATCTACCGGCCTAGCTTCCTGGAGACCCCACAAAGACCTGTGATACCCATGAACCCGGACCACTCCCAcccatctctcatccctccatacCCCTACAGATACGGTCTCCCCCTGCCCTATGGCCTGTACCGACCCGCggaccaccaccacccacacccCATCCCTCTCCCAGGCTCCAGGTACTTTCCTCTGGATGTGTACGACCCAAGACCAGGCCCCGGCCTGGGACCTAGGGACTATGACTTTTACCTCCACCCCAGGCTCCATGGTGAACCCCACAGCAGACCCACGGAGGAAGGGACCAGCCAGGTGGAGCAGAGCAGAGACAAGCCCACCAGACTGAGCCCCATGGAGGGGTGTTCTGCCTTGGGCTCCCCTGACAGACCCAGCCCTCCACACCCCTTCACCCAGAGAGACACTACGGAGGGTTCCAGATGTACAGTCCTGGGGGAACTACAGCCTGTCAACCAATCAGGAGGACCAGAGCCAGCCTCTCAGCCAATCAGAGTAGAGCCGAGCAAAGAGGACGCACCACAGAGCTTGATGACGCACATGGAAAGAGG GTCGGAAGCCAACCACGCAGAGCACTCCACCTCTGACGAAAGCAACGACTCCTCAGCTGACCGAGATGgtgaagatgatgatgaagataCTGAGAAAGATTTGATGCCCCTGAACCTCTCCAAAAAGGACCAGGAGTCAGACGTCTTCACCAGCAGGGGGAGCTGTCCTGAAACAAGGCACCCGGAGGAGGACCTGCCACTGAACCTGAGCCTTAGGGCCACACCAGGCAGTCCAGATCACTGCTCCAAAATGGCCACCTCAGGGAGGGAGTTTGTTAGGGTCCAACCAGGCAACCCAGACCACTGCTCCAAAATGGCCACCTTAATCGCAGTGGATCTCAGTCAACAGGGCTCCAGCCCAGCTCCCACCCAAACAGACAAGGAGCCCAGTGACCaacagagacagactgcagcccTGGCTCTATGCCAGCTGGCtagctcctcctcttcctccagcctCAGCTCTATGGCAACAGACAGCCCGTCAGTACGCCCAACAGGCTGCCCCTGTCTCCCAACAACCACAGCCCTCGCCAGAGAGGTGAAACACACAACCACAGGCCTCGCCAGAGAGGTGAAACACACAACCACAGGCCTCGCCAGAGAG GTGAAACACACAACCACAGGCCTCCCCAGAGAG GTGAAACACACAACCACAGGCCTCCCCAGAGAG GTGAAACACACAACCACAGCCCTCGCCAGAGAGGTGAAACACACAACCACAGGCCTCGCCAGAGAGGTGAAACACACAACCACAGGCCTCGCCAGAGAGGTGAAACACACAACCACAGCCCCCGCCAGAGAGGTGAAACACACAACCACAGGCCTCGCCAGAGAGGTCAAACAGGAACACACAACCGAGGGCCAGACGGACCAGTCTAGTACCCCAGTTAGGGGGGTGAAGAGAGCTGCCAGGGGAGAGAGCCAGCTCCCAGCCAGGAAAAACACCAGGCTTACAGCCCctcacaaacagagacagactaagagGCTGGtgaaggagacaggaggagggagagcacTGAGGAGGAGACCTCTCTGCTGCTGA
- the znf750 gene encoding zinc finger protein 750 isoform X24, whose translation MLSVQERKPKRPHYIPRPPGKPYKYQCFQCPFTCNEKSHLFNHMKYNLCKNSISLVSQKGGHAGRQTKTPGPDNHKLASLTLNDKSGPLPVERLMTPEGHRGGVENRREEKEEEREEREEEREEREEEKEEREEEKEEREEACGSPVRKDIQITSDTKELKEAKAVPRQSAFSQVTPNRENPEVALKSSHNQSGEPSLTPPMPSFHNPTFAWGPMAAASMPLKPLPPHIIPEYPPYLFPDRHPALHPLYQPYFIPGTHHLSGPNSQIYRPSFLETPQRPVIPMNPDHSHPSLIPPYPYRYGLPLPYGLYRPADHHHPHPIPLPGSRYFPLDVYDPRPGPGLGPRDYDFYLHPRLHGEPHSRPTEEGTSQVEQSRDKPTRLSPMEGCSALGSPDRPSPPHPFTQRDTTEGSRCTVLGELQPVNQSGGPEPASQPIRVEPSKEDAPQSLMTHMERGSEANHAEHSTSDESNDSSADRDGEDDDEDTEKDLMPLNLSKKDQESDVFTSRGSCPETRHPEEDLPLNLSLRATPGSPDHCSKMATSGREFVRVQPGNPDHCSKMATLIAVDLSQQGSSPAPTQTDKEPSDQQRQTAALALCQLASSSSSSSLSSMATDSPSVRPTGCPCLPTTTALAREVKHTTTGLAREVKHTTTGLAREVKHTTTGLPREVKHTTTGLPREVKHTTTGLAREVKHTTTGLPREVKHTTTALAREVKHTTTGLAREVKHTTTGLAREVKHTTTAPAREVKHTTTGLAREVKQEHTTEGQTDQSSTPVRGVKRAARGESQLPARKNTRLTAPHKQRQTKRLVKETGGGRALRRRPLCC comes from the exons ATGCTCAGCGTTCAGGAGCGCAAGCCCAAGAGGCCTCACTACATCCCACGGCCCCCAGGCAAGCCCTACAAGTACCAGTGTTTCCAGTGCCCGTTCACCTGCAACGAGAAGTCTCACCTGTTCAACCACATGAAGTACAACCTCTGTAAGAATTCTATATCACTGGTGTCTCAGAAAGGAGGCCACGCAGGGAGGCAGACCAAGACCCCTGGCCCTGACAACCACAAACTGGCATCTTTAACCCTGAATGACAAATCAGGGCCACTTCCTGTGGAGCGGCTCATGACCCCTGAGGGtcacagaggaggagtggagaacaggagagaagagaaggaggaggagagggaggagagagaggaggagagggaggagagagaggaggagaaggaggagagagaggaggagaaggaggagagagaggaggcatgtgGGAGTCCAGTCAGGAAAGACATTCAGATCACATCAGACACAAAGGAACTCAAAGAGGCCAAGGCTGTGCCACGCCAGTCAGCCTTCTCCCAAGTCACACCCAATCGGGAGAACCCAGAGGTCGCGCTAAAGTCATCCCACAACCAATCAGGGGAGCCGTCTCTGACTCCACCCATGCCATCATTCCATAACCCCACCTTCGCCTGGGGCCCAATGGCAGCAGCCTCCATGCCGCTGAAGCCCCTCCCACCTCACATAATACCTGAGTACCCTCCCTACCTGTTTCCTGATCGCCACCCggccctccaccccctctaccagCCCTACTTCATCCCAGGGACGCATCACCTTTCTGGGCCAAACTCACAGATCTACCGGCCTAGCTTCCTGGAGACCCCACAAAGACCTGTGATACCCATGAACCCGGACCACTCCCAcccatctctcatccctccatacCCCTACAGATACGGTCTCCCCCTGCCCTATGGCCTGTACCGACCCGCggaccaccaccacccacacccCATCCCTCTCCCAGGCTCCAGGTACTTTCCTCTGGATGTGTACGACCCAAGACCAGGCCCCGGCCTGGGACCTAGGGACTATGACTTTTACCTCCACCCCAGGCTCCATGGTGAACCCCACAGCAGACCCACGGAGGAAGGGACCAGCCAGGTGGAGCAGAGCAGAGACAAGCCCACCAGACTGAGCCCCATGGAGGGGTGTTCTGCCTTGGGCTCCCCTGACAGACCCAGCCCTCCACACCCCTTCACCCAGAGAGACACTACGGAGGGTTCCAGATGTACAGTCCTGGGGGAACTACAGCCTGTCAACCAATCAGGAGGACCAGAGCCAGCCTCTCAGCCAATCAGAGTAGAGCCGAGCAAAGAGGACGCACCACAGAGCTTGATGACGCACATGGAAAGAGG GTCGGAAGCCAACCACGCAGAGCACTCCACCTCTGACGAAAGCAACGACTCCTCAGCTGACCGAGATGgtgaagatgatgatgaagataCTGAGAAAGATTTGATGCCCCTGAACCTCTCCAAAAAGGACCAGGAGTCAGACGTCTTCACCAGCAGGGGGAGCTGTCCTGAAACAAGGCACCCGGAGGAGGACCTGCCACTGAACCTGAGCCTTAGGGCCACACCAGGCAGTCCAGATCACTGCTCCAAAATGGCCACCTCAGGGAGGGAGTTTGTTAGGGTCCAACCAGGCAACCCAGACCACTGCTCCAAAATGGCCACCTTAATCGCAGTGGATCTCAGTCAACAGGGCTCCAGCCCAGCTCCCACCCAAACAGACAAGGAGCCCAGTGACCaacagagacagactgcagcccTGGCTCTATGCCAGCTGGCtagctcctcctcttcctccagcctCAGCTCTATGGCAACAGACAGCCCGTCAGTACGCCCAACAGGCTGCCCCTGTCTCCCAACAACCACAGCCCTCGCCAGAGAGGTGAAACACACAACCACAGGCCTCGCCAGAGAGGTGAAACACACAACCACAGGCCTCGCCAGAGAGGTCAAACACACAACCACAGGCCTCCCCAGAGAGGTGAAACACACAACCACAGGCCTCCCCAGAGAGGTGAAACACACAACCACAGGCCTCGCCAGAGAG GTGAAACACACAACCACAGGCCTCCCCAGAGAG GTGAAACACACAACCACAGCCCTCGCCAGAGAGGTGAAACACACAACCACAGGCCTCGCCAGAGAGGTGAAACACACAACCACAGGCCTCGCCAGAGAGGTGAAACACACAACCACAGCCCCCGCCAGAGAGGTGAAACACACAACCACAGGCCTCGCCAGAGAGGTCAAACAGGAACACACAACCGAGGGCCAGACGGACCAGTCTAGTACCCCAGTTAGGGGGGTGAAGAGAGCTGCCAGGGGAGAGAGCCAGCTCCCAGCCAGGAAAAACACCAGGCTTACAGCCCctcacaaacagagacagactaagagGCTGGtgaaggagacaggaggagggagagcacTGAGGAGGAGACCTCTCTGCTGCTGA
- the znf750 gene encoding zinc finger protein 750 isoform X32, with the protein MLSVQERKPKRPHYIPRPPGKPYKYQCFQCPFTCNEKSHLFNHMKYNLCKNSISLVSQKGGHAGRQTKTPGPDNHKLASLTLNDKSGPLPVERLMTPEGHRGGVENRREEKEEEREEREEEREEREEEKEEREEEKEEREEACGSPVRKDIQITSDTKELKEAKAVPRQSAFSQVTPNRENPEVALKSSHNQSGEPSLTPPMPSFHNPTFAWGPMAAASMPLKPLPPHIIPEYPPYLFPDRHPALHPLYQPYFIPGTHHLSGPNSQIYRPSFLETPQRPVIPMNPDHSHPSLIPPYPYRYGLPLPYGLYRPADHHHPHPIPLPGSRYFPLDVYDPRPGPGLGPRDYDFYLHPRLHGEPHSRPTEEGTSQVEQSRDKPTRLSPMEGCSALGSPDRPSPPHPFTQRDTTEGSRCTVLGELQPVNQSGGPEPASQPIRVEPSKEDAPQSLMTHMERGSEANHAEHSTSDESNDSSADRDGEDDDEDTEKDLMPLNLSKKDQESDVFTSRGSCPETRHPEEDLPLNLSLRATPGSPDHCSKMATSGREFVRVQPGNPDHCSKMATLIAVDLSQQGSSPAPTQTDKEPSDQQRQTAALALCQLASSSSSSSLSSMATDSPSVRPTGCPCLPTTTALAREVKHTTTGLAREVKHTTTGLAREVKHTTTGLPREVKHTTTGLAREVKHTTTGLAREVKHTTTGLAREVKHTTTGLAREVKHTTTGLAREVKHTTTAPAREVKHTTTGLAREVKQEHTTEGQTDQSSTPVRGVKRAARGESQLPARKNTRLTAPHKQRQTKRLVKETGGGRALRRRPLCC; encoded by the exons ATGCTCAGCGTTCAGGAGCGCAAGCCCAAGAGGCCTCACTACATCCCACGGCCCCCAGGCAAGCCCTACAAGTACCAGTGTTTCCAGTGCCCGTTCACCTGCAACGAGAAGTCTCACCTGTTCAACCACATGAAGTACAACCTCTGTAAGAATTCTATATCACTGGTGTCTCAGAAAGGAGGCCACGCAGGGAGGCAGACCAAGACCCCTGGCCCTGACAACCACAAACTGGCATCTTTAACCCTGAATGACAAATCAGGGCCACTTCCTGTGGAGCGGCTCATGACCCCTGAGGGtcacagaggaggagtggagaacaggagagaagagaaggaggaggagagggaggagagagaggaggagagggaggagagagaggaggagaaggaggagagagaggaggagaaggaggagagagaggaggcatgtgGGAGTCCAGTCAGGAAAGACATTCAGATCACATCAGACACAAAGGAACTCAAAGAGGCCAAGGCTGTGCCACGCCAGTCAGCCTTCTCCCAAGTCACACCCAATCGGGAGAACCCAGAGGTCGCGCTAAAGTCATCCCACAACCAATCAGGGGAGCCGTCTCTGACTCCACCCATGCCATCATTCCATAACCCCACCTTCGCCTGGGGCCCAATGGCAGCAGCCTCCATGCCGCTGAAGCCCCTCCCACCTCACATAATACCTGAGTACCCTCCCTACCTGTTTCCTGATCGCCACCCggccctccaccccctctaccagCCCTACTTCATCCCAGGGACGCATCACCTTTCTGGGCCAAACTCACAGATCTACCGGCCTAGCTTCCTGGAGACCCCACAAAGACCTGTGATACCCATGAACCCGGACCACTCCCAcccatctctcatccctccatacCCCTACAGATACGGTCTCCCCCTGCCCTATGGCCTGTACCGACCCGCggaccaccaccacccacacccCATCCCTCTCCCAGGCTCCAGGTACTTTCCTCTGGATGTGTACGACCCAAGACCAGGCCCCGGCCTGGGACCTAGGGACTATGACTTTTACCTCCACCCCAGGCTCCATGGTGAACCCCACAGCAGACCCACGGAGGAAGGGACCAGCCAGGTGGAGCAGAGCAGAGACAAGCCCACCAGACTGAGCCCCATGGAGGGGTGTTCTGCCTTGGGCTCCCCTGACAGACCCAGCCCTCCACACCCCTTCACCCAGAGAGACACTACGGAGGGTTCCAGATGTACAGTCCTGGGGGAACTACAGCCTGTCAACCAATCAGGAGGACCAGAGCCAGCCTCTCAGCCAATCAGAGTAGAGCCGAGCAAAGAGGACGCACCACAGAGCTTGATGACGCACATGGAAAGAGG GTCGGAAGCCAACCACGCAGAGCACTCCACCTCTGACGAAAGCAACGACTCCTCAGCTGACCGAGATGgtgaagatgatgatgaagataCTGAGAAAGATTTGATGCCCCTGAACCTCTCCAAAAAGGACCAGGAGTCAGACGTCTTCACCAGCAGGGGGAGCTGTCCTGAAACAAGGCACCCGGAGGAGGACCTGCCACTGAACCTGAGCCTTAGGGCCACACCAGGCAGTCCAGATCACTGCTCCAAAATGGCCACCTCAGGGAGGGAGTTTGTTAGGGTCCAACCAGGCAACCCAGACCACTGCTCCAAAATGGCCACCTTAATCGCAGTGGATCTCAGTCAACAGGGCTCCAGCCCAGCTCCCACCCAAACAGACAAGGAGCCCAGTGACCaacagagacagactgcagcccTGGCTCTATGCCAGCTGGCtagctcctcctcttcctccagcctCAGCTCTATGGCAACAGACAGCCCGTCAGTACGCCCAACAGGCTGCCCCTGTCTCCCAACAACCACAGCCCTCGCCAGAGAGGTGAAACACACAACCACAGGCCTCGCCAGAGAGGTGAAACACACAACCACAGGCCTCGCCAGAGAGGTCAAACACACAACCACAGGCCTCCCCAGAGAG GTGAAACACACAACCACAGGCCTCGCCAGAGAG GTGAAACACACAACCACAGGCCTCGCCAGAGAGGTGAAACACACAACCACAGGCCTCGCCAGAGAG GTGAAACACACAACCACAGGCCTCGCCAGAGAGGTGAAACACACAACCACAGGCCTCGCCAGAGAGGTGAAACACACAACCACAGCCCCCGCCAGAGAGGTGAAACACACAACCACAGGCCTCGCCAGAGAGGTCAAACAGGAACACACAACCGAGGGCCAGACGGACCAGTCTAGTACCCCAGTTAGGGGGGTGAAGAGAGCTGCCAGGGGAGAGAGCCAGCTCCCAGCCAGGAAAAACACCAGGCTTACAGCCCctcacaaacagagacagactaagagGCTGGtgaaggagacaggaggagggagagcacTGAGGAGGAGACCTCTCTGCTGCTGA
- the znf750 gene encoding zinc finger protein 750 isoform X41, translating into MLSVQERKPKRPHYIPRPPGKPYKYQCFQCPFTCNEKSHLFNHMKYNLCKNSISLVSQKGGHAGRQTKTPGPDNHKLASLTLNDKSGPLPVERLMTPEGHRGGVENRREEKEEEREEREEEREEREEEKEEREEEKEEREEACGSPVRKDIQITSDTKELKEAKAVPRQSAFSQVTPNRENPEVALKSSHNQSGEPSLTPPMPSFHNPTFAWGPMAAASMPLKPLPPHIIPEYPPYLFPDRHPALHPLYQPYFIPGTHHLSGPNSQIYRPSFLETPQRPVIPMNPDHSHPSLIPPYPYRYGLPLPYGLYRPADHHHPHPIPLPGSRYFPLDVYDPRPGPGLGPRDYDFYLHPRLHGEPHSRPTEEGTSQVEQSRDKPTRLSPMEGCSALGSPDRPSPPHPFTQRDTTEGSRCTVLGELQPVNQSGGPEPASQPIRVEPSKEDAPQSLMTHMERGSEANHAEHSTSDESNDSSADRDGEDDDEDTEKDLMPLNLSKKDQESDVFTSRGSCPETRHPEEDLPLNLSLRATPGSPDHCSKMATSGREFVRVQPGNPDHCSKMATLIAVDLSQQGSSPAPTQTDKEPSDQQRQTAALALCQLASSSSSSSLSSMATDSPSVRPTGCPCLPTTTALAREVKHTTTGLAREVKHTTTGLAREVKHTTTGLPREVKHTTTGLAREVKHTTTGLAREVKHTTTGLAREVKHTTTAPAREVKHTTTGLAREVKQEHTTEGQTDQSSTPVRGVKRAARGESQLPARKNTRLTAPHKQRQTKRLVKETGGGRALRRRPLCC; encoded by the exons ATGCTCAGCGTTCAGGAGCGCAAGCCCAAGAGGCCTCACTACATCCCACGGCCCCCAGGCAAGCCCTACAAGTACCAGTGTTTCCAGTGCCCGTTCACCTGCAACGAGAAGTCTCACCTGTTCAACCACATGAAGTACAACCTCTGTAAGAATTCTATATCACTGGTGTCTCAGAAAGGAGGCCACGCAGGGAGGCAGACCAAGACCCCTGGCCCTGACAACCACAAACTGGCATCTTTAACCCTGAATGACAAATCAGGGCCACTTCCTGTGGAGCGGCTCATGACCCCTGAGGGtcacagaggaggagtggagaacaggagagaagagaaggaggaggagagggaggagagagaggaggagagggaggagagagaggaggagaaggaggagagagaggaggagaaggaggagagagaggaggcatgtgGGAGTCCAGTCAGGAAAGACATTCAGATCACATCAGACACAAAGGAACTCAAAGAGGCCAAGGCTGTGCCACGCCAGTCAGCCTTCTCCCAAGTCACACCCAATCGGGAGAACCCAGAGGTCGCGCTAAAGTCATCCCACAACCAATCAGGGGAGCCGTCTCTGACTCCACCCATGCCATCATTCCATAACCCCACCTTCGCCTGGGGCCCAATGGCAGCAGCCTCCATGCCGCTGAAGCCCCTCCCACCTCACATAATACCTGAGTACCCTCCCTACCTGTTTCCTGATCGCCACCCggccctccaccccctctaccagCCCTACTTCATCCCAGGGACGCATCACCTTTCTGGGCCAAACTCACAGATCTACCGGCCTAGCTTCCTGGAGACCCCACAAAGACCTGTGATACCCATGAACCCGGACCACTCCCAcccatctctcatccctccatacCCCTACAGATACGGTCTCCCCCTGCCCTATGGCCTGTACCGACCCGCggaccaccaccacccacacccCATCCCTCTCCCAGGCTCCAGGTACTTTCCTCTGGATGTGTACGACCCAAGACCAGGCCCCGGCCTGGGACCTAGGGACTATGACTTTTACCTCCACCCCAGGCTCCATGGTGAACCCCACAGCAGACCCACGGAGGAAGGGACCAGCCAGGTGGAGCAGAGCAGAGACAAGCCCACCAGACTGAGCCCCATGGAGGGGTGTTCTGCCTTGGGCTCCCCTGACAGACCCAGCCCTCCACACCCCTTCACCCAGAGAGACACTACGGAGGGTTCCAGATGTACAGTCCTGGGGGAACTACAGCCTGTCAACCAATCAGGAGGACCAGAGCCAGCCTCTCAGCCAATCAGAGTAGAGCCGAGCAAAGAGGACGCACCACAGAGCTTGATGACGCACATGGAAAGAGG GTCGGAAGCCAACCACGCAGAGCACTCCACCTCTGACGAAAGCAACGACTCCTCAGCTGACCGAGATGgtgaagatgatgatgaagataCTGAGAAAGATTTGATGCCCCTGAACCTCTCCAAAAAGGACCAGGAGTCAGACGTCTTCACCAGCAGGGGGAGCTGTCCTGAAACAAGGCACCCGGAGGAGGACCTGCCACTGAACCTGAGCCTTAGGGCCACACCAGGCAGTCCAGATCACTGCTCCAAAATGGCCACCTCAGGGAGGGAGTTTGTTAGGGTCCAACCAGGCAACCCAGACCACTGCTCCAAAATGGCCACCTTAATCGCAGTGGATCTCAGTCAACAGGGCTCCAGCCCAGCTCCCACCCAAACAGACAAGGAGCCCAGTGACCaacagagacagactgcagcccTGGCTCTATGCCAGCTGGCtagctcctcctcttcctccagcctCAGCTCTATGGCAACAGACAGCCCGTCAGTACGCCCAACAGGCTGCCCCTGTCTCCCAACAACCACAGCCCTCGCCAGAGAGGTGAAACACACAACCACAGGCCTCGCCAGAGAGGTGAAACACACAACCACAGGCCTCGCCAGAGAGGTCAAACACACAACCACAGGCCTCCCCAGAGAG GTGAAACACACAACCACAGGCCTCGCCAGAGAG GTGAAACACACAACCACAGGCCTCGCCAGAGAGGTGAAACACACAACCACAGGCCTCGCCAGAGAGGTGAAACACACAACCACAGCCCCCGCCAGAGAGGTGAAACACACAACCACAGGCCTCGCCAGAGAGGTCAAACAGGAACACACAACCGAGGGCCAGACGGACCAGTCTAGTACCCCAGTTAGGGGGGTGAAGAGAGCTGCCAGGGGAGAGAGCCAGCTCCCAGCCAGGAAAAACACCAGGCTTACAGCCCctcacaaacagagacagactaagagGCTGGtgaaggagacaggaggagggagagcacTGAGGAGGAGACCTCTCTGCTGCTGA